A stretch of the Acyrthosiphon pisum isolate AL4f chromosome A2, pea_aphid_22Mar2018_4r6ur, whole genome shotgun sequence genome encodes the following:
- the LOC100166910 gene encoding probable G-protein coupled receptor CG31760, translated as MCRRGYYFPAPKNLGHPGPSYFNGVIIEEEYEKLMQGKPNNYSQHSMFECLRCAEGCDECIDSSPCIASLNWVLRTIILVLSLVIIGCLPLVVFFTWKYGHLKVVRAASPALLRVIALGAFFIYATMIVMYPKPNVFTCIARVWLREIGFSLTYGALMLKTWRISVIFRVRSAKVVKITDKDLLKRLGLMMAVVGLIMLIRTLVNPPYVIVGRTADNLKTDLCPTGWWDRFFSILEVLFLVWGIRLCIVVRKAPSEFNESRFMSMAIYNEFILSVFLNVSMFFLQSPANPDLQYIIFFCHTQLTVTTLLGFIFASKAYLVMRGEEANDEDGQIKSIKVTGGSRMLSKHTRNSNKANNSTFCGLEESSTDFVLTETDAQEEFAQLFKQLDALKDKNLRLGNRHLAEKISAMQEVSKRVVWSTNIEKKPAVSAVSGYAFTNHHHGCSHPISSSQKSLVVNQNGKKPFMKEVTV; from the exons ATGTGCCGTCGAGGTTATTACTTCCCTGCTCCCAAAAACTTAGGCCATCCTGGACCCAGTTATTTCAACGGAGTCATTATTGAAGAGGAATACGAAAAACTTATGCAG GGAAAACCAAACAACTACAGCCAACATAGCATGTTCGAGTGTTTGCGATGCGCTGAAGGATGCGACGAGTGCATCGACTCCAGTCCCTGTATAGCGTCATTAAACTGGGTACTCCGGACGATTATACTAGTGCTCTCTCTGGTCATTATCGGATGCCTCCCGCTGGTCGTGTTCTTCACGTGGAAATACGGACACCTAAAA GTCGTCCGAGCAGCTAGTCCTGCATTGCTCAGAGTTATTGCCCTTGGAGCGTTCTTTATCTATGCCACG atgATTGTGATGTATCCAAAACCAAATGTGTTTACTTGTATTGCTCGTGTATGGCTTAGAGAAATCGGATTCTCACTCACCTATGGAGCTTTAATGCTGAAGACCTGGAG GATATCGGTTATATTCAGGGTGAGATCAGCAAAAGTCGTGAAAATCACCGATAAAGACTTACTGAAGAGACTTGGGCTAATGATGGCAGTAGTTGGCTTGATAATGCTGATAAGAACTCTAGTCAACCCACCGTATGTTATAGTAGGTAGAACGgcagataatttaaaaacagatCTGTGTCCAACTGGATGGTGGGACAGATTCTTCTCAATAC tggaaGTATTATTTCTAGTTTGGGGTATCCGTCTCTGTATTGTTGTGCGAAAAGCACCATCAGAATTCAACGAGAGTCGATTCATGTCAATGGCCATCTACAATGAATTTATTCTTTCAGTCTTCCTCAATGTATCAAt GTTTTTTCTTCAATCACCGGCTAATCCTGActtgcagtatataatattcttttgcCATACTCAACTCACAGTCACAACTTTGCTAGGGTTTATATTCGCTAGTAAG gCATATTTGGTGATGAGAGGCGAAGAAGCAAACGATGAAGACGGCCAGATAAAGAGCATTAAAGTGACCGGTGGTAGTAGGATGTTGAGTAAACATACTAGAAATTCAAACAAAGCTAATAACTCCACATTTTGTGGATTGGAAGAGTCTAGTACCGACTTTGTGCTAACGGAAACAGACGCGCAA GAAGAATTTGCTCAACTCTTCAAGCAGCTGGATGCGCTAAAGGACAAAAACTTGAGGCTTGGCAACCGGCATCTGGCCGAAAAGATATCGGCTATGCAAGAGGTCAGCAAACGCGTCGTCTGGTCTAccaatatcgaaaaaaaaccaGCGGTTTCAGCTGTCAGTGGATACGCGTTCACCAACCACCACCACGGTTGTAGTCACCCGATTAGCAGTAGCCAAAAATCGTTGGTCGTCAATCAAAATGGCAAGAAACCGTTTATGAAGGAAGTGACAGTGTga